In Vanacampus margaritifer isolate UIUO_Vmar chromosome 9, RoL_Vmar_1.0, whole genome shotgun sequence, the following proteins share a genomic window:
- the LOC144058388 gene encoding trypsin-3-like isoform X1, producing the protein MKYLIILALCAAAFAAPIEDEDDKIVGGYECRKNSVPYQVSLNSGYHFCGASLISSTWVVSAAHCYKSRVQVRLGEHNIAVNEGTEQFINSARVIRHPRYSGRNLDNDIMLIKLSKPATLNNYVRTVSLPSSCAGSGTRCLISGWGNMSGSGNNYPDRLRCLDAPILSDSSCRGSYPGQITSNMFCAGFLEGGKDSCQGDSGGPVVCNGQLQGVVSWGYGCAQRNKPGVYAKVCNYNSWIRSTMSSN; encoded by the exons ATGAAGTACTTGATTATCCTTGCCTTGTGCGCTGCAGCTT TTGCTGCTCCCATTGAGGATGAGGACGACAAGATTGTCGGAGGATACGAGTGCAGAAAGAACTCGGTGCCCTACCAGGTCTCTCTGAACTCCGGCTACCACTTCTGCGGAGCTTCTCTGATCTCCAGCACTTGGGTGGTGTCCGCTGCTCACTGCTACAAGTC CCGCGTCCAGGTGCGTCTCGGCGAGCACAACATCGCCGTCAACGAGGGCACGGAGCAGTTCATCAACTCCGCCAGGGTCATCAGACATCCCAGATACAGCGGCCGCAACCTGGACAACGACATCATGCTCATCAAGCTGAGCAAGCCCGCCACCCTCAACAACTACGTGCGCACCGTGTCCCTGCCCTCCAGCTGCGCCGGCTCAGGCACCCGCTGTCTCATCTCTGGATGGGGCAACATGAGTGGCTCTGGAA ACAACTACCCTGATCGTCTGAGGTGCCTGGATGCCCCCATCCTGAGCGACAGCAGCTGCAGGGGCTCCTACCCTGGACAGATCACCTCCAACATGTTCTGTGCTGGATTCCTGGAGGGAGGCAAAGACTCTTGCCAG GGAGACTCTGGCGGCCCCGTGGTGTGTAACGGCCAGCTTCAGGGTGTCGTGTCCTGGGGTTACGGTTGTGCCCAGAGGAACAAGCCTGGTGTCTACGCCAAGGTCTGCAACTACAACTCCTGGATTCGCAGCACCATGTCGTCCAACTAA
- the LOC144058388 gene encoding trypsin-3-like isoform X2, translating to MLIKLSKPATLNNYVRTVSLPSSCAGSGTRCLISGWGNMSGSGNNYPDRLRCLDAPILSDSSCRGSYPGQITSNMFCAGFLEGGKDSCQGDSGGPVVCNGQLQGVVSWGYGCAQRNKPGVYAKVCNYNSWIRSTMSSN from the exons ATGCTCATCAAGCTGAGCAAGCCCGCCACCCTCAACAACTACGTGCGCACCGTGTCCCTGCCCTCCAGCTGCGCCGGCTCAGGCACCCGCTGTCTCATCTCTGGATGGGGCAACATGAGTGGCTCTGGAA ACAACTACCCTGATCGTCTGAGGTGCCTGGATGCCCCCATCCTGAGCGACAGCAGCTGCAGGGGCTCCTACCCTGGACAGATCACCTCCAACATGTTCTGTGCTGGATTCCTGGAGGGAGGCAAAGACTCTTGCCAG GGAGACTCTGGCGGCCCCGTGGTGTGTAACGGCCAGCTTCAGGGTGTCGTGTCCTGGGGTTACGGTTGTGCCCAGAGGAACAAGCCTGGTGTCTACGCCAAGGTCTGCAACTACAACTCCTGGATTCGCAGCACCATGTCGTCCAACTAA
- the LOC144058384 gene encoding uncharacterized protein LOC144058384, producing the protein MAESPGGERRRTFDFSESEYEDDSEENVLETTEKVPPEKQALSDVEEIHAKADGASAAKEPSKEPVEAEYSIEYVLQDHGEADKGKDIDSKTNPKKFRMVCNECGTSFPRREMFYLHRHYHAHKDELVPLKCLECGLSFKDRRSLMKHRHVHTEQPKYEEEARFQCAACDQFFPTAPKLRRHKCDDTDDMPYHCTLCRKEFVVKCAVAKHMLNHSEDGMWTCKECGRSFPDYRTMRCHQRCHPVLKPYVCPECGVAFTHFSILEAHRRKHAEGLRSFLCPICGKTFMYQSLLQQSQNLRTGDKLFHCPDCDKQLPSQPESQHDIS; encoded by the exons ATGGCCGAGTCACCAGGAGGCGAACGGCGGCGGACCTTTGACTTTTCTGAGTCCGAATACGAGGACGACTCGGAAGAAAATG ttttagagaCTACTGAGAAAGTGCCCCCAGAAAAGCAAGCTCTGTCTGATGTAGAGGAAATTCACGCGAAGGCTGATGGAGCAAGCGCTGCGAAAGAACCATCTAAAGAGCCAGTGGAAGCCGAGTACTCCATAGAGTATGTGCTTCAAGATCACGGTGAGGCTGACAAAGGGAAGGACATTGATTCGAAAACCAACCCTAAAAAGTTTCGTATGGTGTGCAACGAGTGCGGAACGTCCTTCCCCCGTCGAGAAATGTTCTACCTTCACCGCCACTATCACGCACACAAGGATGAACTGGTTCCCCTCAAATGTTTAGAATGCGGACTTTCCTTCAAGGACCGCCGCAGCCTCATGAAACACAGACATGTGCATACAGAGCAGCCGAAGTATGAGGAGGAAGCTCGTTTTCAGTGTGCGGCGTGCGATCAATTTTTCCCTACGGCGCCAAAATTGAGGCGTCACAAATGCGACGATACAGACGACATGCCTTATCATTGTACCCTGTGCCGCAAAGAGTTCGTCGTCAAGTGCGCCGTCGCCAAGCACATGCTGAACCACTCAGAAGACGGCATGTGGACGTGCAAGGAGTGCGGTCGAAGCTTTCCGGACTACAGGACGATGCGCTGCCACCAGCGATGTCACCCCGTCCTTAAACCCTACGTATGTCCGGAGTGCGGCGTGGCCTTCACGCACTTCTCCATCTTGGAAGCTCACCGGCGCAAGCACGCTGAGGGACTACGCTCTTTCCTGTGTCCCATTTGTGGTAAGACCTTCATGTACCAGAGTCTGCTTCAACAGAGTCAGAATCTGCGCACCGGCGACAAGCTCTTCCATTGTCCTGATTGTG ACAAGCAGCTCCCCAGCCAACCTGAGAGCCAACATGACATTTCGTGA
- the LOC144058372 gene encoding uncharacterized protein LOC144058372 — protein sequence MTDYCEDGGLLYEQSPPMHIKVESPEGHSAGGASDNGFPRDDDDSEGSCDQSSAPRPGLPFNVVVVHPKLMAPGMSSDDLLSVEQNRAMSAALAANGAGKRKSRFSGAELEVLVSEVTRCEGELFGPAGRLRRRERERIWAGILERVNAVSRVPRTLREVKKRWDDLKRRNGGRLADARHRSWSLPSGRASMLGQSSQSSPRLQHGKQKQSSRPKPTFTCFPESDTGFGGEGSEKDALDKDDDNPEHERDVGVPDCEDEDNSMEDKLGLGLGLGIGAPPTSERWLPPSPLYSAPFLNGSPEPSSPQPSLGPQQGPLEAPPRGSWLEDELRGLGEAAIQLGNRVDTSLREFADCFRQDMRTLVASQEALALSLQQNNVLLQRLLGVLEAQQQQQQRVQQTQYSQASQQQPQQQNEVQQQQHKLHQLQLTRHSDNPSAGTAVPSPSSPDLQATFPSHPPAGVNGCTQKPRRGRAFDHRRRRRR from the exons ATGACGGACTACTGTGAGGACGGGGGGCTGCTGTATGAGCAATCTCCTCCCATGCACATCAAAGTGGAGTCTCCCGAGGGACACTCCGCAGGGGGGGCTTCCGACAACGGCTTCCCCAGGGATGACGACGACTCGGAGGGCAGCTGTGACCAGAGCAGTGCGCCGCGCCCGGGGTTGCCCTTCAACGTGGTAGTGGTGCACCCCAAACTGATGGCGCCCGGTATGTCCTCAGACGACCTCTTGTCCGTCGAACAAA ACAGAGCTATGTCAGCTGCACTCGCTGCCAATGGCGCAGGCAAACGAAAAAGTCGCTTCAGCGGCGCCGAGCTGGAGGTGCTGGTGTCCGAGGTGACGCGGTGTGAAGGAGAGCTGTTCGGCCCGGCGGGGAGGCTCCGACGGCGCGAGAGGGAACGCATATGGGCCGGAATCCTCGAGAGGGTCAACGCCGTGTCCAGAGTCCCGCGTACGCTTCGGGAGGTCAAAAAGCGTTGGGATGACCTGAAAAGACGCAACGGCGGGCGGCTGGCGGACGCCCGCCACCGAAGCTGGTCTCTGCCCTCCGGCAGAGCGTCGATGCTCGGACAATCTTCGCAGTCCAGCCCCAGGCTTCAACACGGCAAGCAAAAGCAAAGCTCCAGACCGAAGCCCACGTTCACATGCTTTCCTGAGTCGGACACAG GTTTTGGAGGGGAGGGCTCCGAGAAAGATGCCTTGGACAAGGACGACGACAATCCAGAGCACGAGCGAGACGTTGGGGTTCCTGACTGTGAAGACGAAGACAACAGCATGGAAGACAAACTAGGCCTCGGGTTAGGCCTGGGCATCGGAGCCCCTCCCACCTCCGAACGATGGCTGCCCCCCTCCCCGCTGTACAGCGCCCCGTTCCTCAATGGCAGCCCGGAGCCCAGCAGCCCTCAGCCATCGCTCGGACCACAACAGGGTCCCCTGGAGGCCCCGCCGCGCGGCTCCTGGCTCGAGGATGAGCTCCGGGGGCTGGGAGAGGCGGCGATTCAGCTGGGAAACCGCGTGGACACCAGCCTGCGGGAATTCGCCGACTGTTTCCGACAGGACATGAGAACGCTCGTCGCCTCGCAGGAGGCGCTGGCGCTCAGTCTCCAGCAAAACAACGTCCTGCTGCAGAGGCTGCTGGGAGTGCTTGaggcgcagcagcagcagcaacaacgcGTGCAACAGACGCAGTATTCGCAGGCATCGCAGCAACAACCACAGCAACAGAATgaagtacaacaacaacaacacaaactaCATCAGCTCCAGCTGACTCGGCATTCAGACAACCCTTCCGCCGGAACCGCGGTTCCTTCGCCGTCCTCACCTGACCTACAAGCCACTTTTCCCTCGCACCCGCCCGCGGGCGTCAACGGGTGCACGCAGAAACCGCGGCGAGGGAGAGCTTTCGATCACAGGCGCAGGAGACGACGCTGA